The proteins below are encoded in one region of Streptomyces roseifaciens:
- a CDS encoding CU044_2847 family protein — protein MSVPLVRVETVELDAQGSRQISNRSRRTASLEERSEELEQAITSASSIAQDALARIPERDGWRVGSLQVTFGVTLAAEAGVILSKASAEASFEVTLTVERA, from the coding sequence ATGTCCGTACCGCTGGTCCGCGTGGAGACGGTGGAACTGGACGCGCAAGGGTCCCGGCAGATCAGCAACCGGTCCCGCCGCACCGCCTCCCTGGAGGAGCGCTCCGAGGAACTGGAGCAGGCCATCACCTCCGCGTCCTCGATCGCGCAGGACGCCCTCGCCCGCATCCCGGAGCGCGACGGCTGGCGCGTCGGCAGCCTGCAGGTCACCTTCGGGGTGACGCTCGCGGCCGAAGCCGGGGTGATCCTCTCGAAGGCGTCCGCGGAGGCGTCCTTCGAAGTCACGCTGACGGTGGAACGCGCCTGA
- a CDS encoding trypsin-like peptidase domain-containing protein: protein MPGSGYAVDLYQADRPLGAGFLLTRCFVLTADHCLRYLAGDEEHVSVHLGDGTAVGGRVCRRIEEADLALIEVLEPELVPLTLPVGDLPRRGDRWRGLHRPTLGDPHLGGHVDADAVDYTCVGGGRIQAMQLVAEQALGDYSGYSGGPVERVTTAERGAALLGVLIEQYPDRQAPDRAANVLFAVPLREVMSRFPHFRTDHLLRVLEPPASVAEPVERHEEQSATRGAVVPPPVAVPVPVNGPPGAEPAPVSVDMAVAKGEALLSALKEWSERGLIDPGQVAGLQVHIAKNVVDLALGGEAS from the coding sequence GTGCCCGGATCCGGCTACGCGGTCGACCTCTACCAGGCGGACAGGCCCCTGGGCGCGGGGTTCCTGCTCACGCGGTGCTTCGTCCTGACCGCGGACCATTGCCTGCGGTACCTGGCCGGTGACGAGGAGCACGTCAGCGTGCACCTCGGCGACGGCACCGCGGTCGGCGGGCGCGTCTGCCGGCGCATCGAAGAGGCCGACCTCGCCCTGATCGAGGTCCTCGAACCGGAACTGGTGCCGCTGACCCTGCCCGTCGGGGACCTCCCCCGCCGCGGCGACCGCTGGCGCGGCCTGCACCGGCCGACCCTCGGCGATCCCCACCTGGGCGGCCACGTCGACGCGGACGCCGTCGACTACACGTGCGTGGGCGGAGGGCGCATCCAGGCCATGCAACTCGTGGCGGAACAGGCCCTGGGCGACTACTCGGGCTACTCCGGCGGGCCCGTCGAGCGCGTGACGACGGCGGAGCGGGGGGCGGCCCTGCTGGGCGTCCTGATCGAGCAGTATCCGGACCGGCAGGCACCCGACCGTGCGGCGAACGTGCTGTTCGCCGTGCCGCTCCGGGAGGTGATGAGCCGCTTCCCCCACTTCCGGACGGACCACCTGCTGCGGGTGCTGGAGCCGCCCGCGAGCGTGGCGGAACCGGTGGAGCGGCACGAGGAACAGTCCGCTACAAGAGGGGCCGTGGTTCCTCCGCCGGTCGCGGTGCCGGTCCCGGTGAACGGCCCTCCCGGAGCGGAGCCCGCTCCCGTCTCCGTCGACATGGCGGTCGCCAAGGGCGAGGCGCTGCTGAGCGCGCTCAAGGAGTGGTCGGAACGGGGCCTCATCGACCCGGGGCAGGTGGCCGGGCTGCAGGTGCACATCGCCAAGAACGTCGTCGACCTGGCGCTGGGGGGTGAGGCGTCGTGA
- a CDS encoding tetratricopeptide repeat protein — protein sequence MTDELREAIGRAEEAVTGGGAAGAALTVTAGAVRRAVAAGRPGAVEDVCYLATLLHALGRCKTALVILRSGSLAVPDSPALDSSAKAAALNKLAARMVDLGELEEARRTLEAAREHDDAEQHVRAETFANLAAVHARAGNFEKAELVVGLARLALDGGEERQVRLLLSSVDLALARWSNDPVQLSEVAADVREADRRAPAAPEPQQSADISALAFRAAVEFEWARSLRAHERMVQVTDVLATVAARAAAELGARHPQTVTAVADLACAEYETVRRTEDLPRLQRAVRALEEAAEQASDCFGDRHPLTITALTNHACAELDLARAMESPGRMEYAEEALDEADRIATAGFGAEHPMALLLKGTLKACRRMQGMDGMTIGYGSRLTLVRTAVGDEWHPREELVSPDVASRVLKSGPLPHPASASLELLGLLQESHELALSHSRQGNWSQALGAHRRVAATRERLLGQEHPETLASQYEVALALSRLGRHADALGFFGQLAGARARVLGPEHPDTLAARQEMAYVLGRLGRHFEAFQMYSEVLGARERTMGPEHPGTLLCRHNLAFSLGRLGRWEEAYPMLCEVAADRAPALGAEHPDTLTTQYEVAYALGQLGRWEQALTAYRNVAEARSRVLGPDHPDTLAARYETGICLGRLGHSAEALQVYDALVADRERIEGPDAPETLRARHGRGVNLGRLGRWEEALAEARLVCELREHVLGPEHPDAFVSRREVAVALGWLGRWEEALVAYRHVARDRERVLGPSHSDTLASVNDEAHCLEQLGRTAEAVVLYRRVTAARAAARPPGVEGA from the coding sequence GTGACGGATGAACTGCGGGAAGCCATCGGGCGGGCGGAGGAGGCGGTGACCGGTGGGGGCGCGGCAGGGGCGGCGCTCACCGTGACCGCCGGGGCCGTGCGCCGCGCCGTTGCGGCGGGGCGCCCCGGCGCCGTCGAGGACGTCTGCTACCTGGCGACGCTCCTGCATGCGCTGGGCCGGTGCAAGACGGCTCTGGTGATCCTGCGCTCCGGGTCCCTCGCCGTGCCGGACTCCCCCGCCCTCGACAGCTCCGCCAAAGCCGCGGCGCTGAACAAGCTGGCGGCGAGGATGGTCGACCTCGGAGAGCTGGAAGAGGCACGCCGCACGCTGGAAGCCGCGCGGGAGCACGACGACGCCGAACAGCACGTACGGGCCGAGACGTTCGCCAACCTGGCCGCCGTCCACGCGCGCGCCGGCAACTTCGAGAAGGCCGAGCTCGTGGTGGGGCTCGCGCGCCTCGCGCTCGACGGGGGCGAGGAGCGTCAAGTGCGCCTCCTTCTCTCCTCGGTCGACCTGGCCCTCGCGCGCTGGAGCAACGACCCCGTACAGCTCAGCGAGGTGGCCGCCGACGTGCGCGAAGCCGACCGGCGGGCGCCGGCCGCGCCGGAGCCGCAGCAGTCCGCGGACATCTCGGCGCTCGCCTTCCGGGCGGCGGTGGAGTTCGAATGGGCGCGGTCGCTGCGCGCCCACGAGCGCATGGTGCAGGTCACCGACGTACTGGCCACCGTCGCGGCCCGGGCGGCCGCCGAGCTGGGCGCCCGTCACCCGCAGACCGTGACCGCCGTGGCCGACCTGGCCTGCGCGGAGTACGAGACCGTGCGGCGGACGGAGGATCTGCCGCGGCTGCAGCGCGCCGTACGGGCGCTGGAGGAGGCGGCGGAACAGGCCTCGGACTGCTTCGGCGACCGTCACCCCCTCACCATCACCGCGCTGACGAACCACGCGTGCGCCGAACTCGACCTCGCGCGGGCCATGGAGTCGCCCGGTCGCATGGAGTACGCCGAGGAGGCCCTCGACGAGGCCGACCGCATCGCCACGGCCGGCTTCGGGGCGGAGCACCCCATGGCGCTGCTGCTGAAGGGGACCCTGAAGGCGTGCCGCCGGATGCAGGGCATGGACGGGATGACGATCGGCTACGGAAGCCGGCTCACGCTGGTGCGCACGGCCGTCGGCGACGAGTGGCATCCCCGTGAGGAGCTCGTGTCGCCGGACGTCGCCTCCCGGGTGCTGAAGTCCGGCCCGCTGCCGCATCCCGCCTCCGCCTCGCTGGAGTTACTCGGTCTCCTGCAGGAGAGTCACGAACTCGCGCTCTCCCACAGCCGGCAGGGGAACTGGAGCCAGGCGCTCGGCGCCCACCGGCGGGTTGCGGCGACCCGCGAGCGGCTGCTGGGGCAGGAGCACCCCGAAACCCTGGCGAGTCAGTACGAGGTCGCCTTGGCCCTGTCCAGGCTGGGCCGGCACGCCGATGCGCTGGGGTTCTTCGGGCAGCTCGCCGGTGCCCGCGCCCGGGTGCTCGGCCCCGAGCACCCGGACACGCTCGCGGCACGCCAGGAGATGGCGTACGTCCTGGGCCGGCTGGGGCGGCACTTCGAGGCCTTCCAGATGTATTCCGAGGTCCTGGGCGCCCGGGAACGCACGATGGGCCCGGAGCACCCGGGCACGCTGCTCTGCCGGCACAATCTCGCGTTCAGCCTCGGGCGGCTGGGGCGCTGGGAGGAGGCGTACCCCATGCTGTGCGAGGTGGCGGCCGACCGGGCCCCCGCGCTGGGCGCCGAGCACCCCGACACCCTGACCACGCAGTACGAGGTCGCCTACGCGCTCGGCCAGCTCGGGCGGTGGGAGCAGGCCCTCACGGCGTACCGCAATGTGGCCGAAGCCCGGAGCCGGGTTCTGGGGCCCGACCACCCCGACACGCTCGCCGCCCGCTACGAGACGGGCATCTGCCTCGGGCGCCTGGGGCACAGCGCGGAGGCCCTTCAGGTGTACGACGCGCTCGTCGCGGACCGTGAGCGCATCGAGGGCCCGGATGCTCCGGAGACCCTGCGGGCCCGGCACGGGCGGGGCGTCAACCTCGGCCGGCTCGGCCGCTGGGAGGAGGCCCTGGCGGAGGCCCGGCTGGTCTGCGAGCTCCGGGAACACGTGCTCGGTCCCGAGCACCCCGATGCGTTCGTCAGCCGCCGCGAAGTGGCCGTCGCCCTGGGGTGGCTGGGCCGCTGGGAGGAAGCGCTCGTGGCGTACCGGCATGTGGCGCGGGACCGGGAGCGCGTGCTCGGGCCCTCGCACAGCGACACCCTCGCGAGCGTCAACGACGAAGCGCACTGCCTCGAACAGCTCGGTCGTACGGCCGAGGCCGTCGTGCTCTACCGCCGCGTGACAGCTGCGCGTGCCGCCGCCCGCCCGCCCGGCGTTGAGGGGGCATGA
- a CDS encoding polysaccharide deacetylase family protein, whose amino-acid sequence MRPLTASVPPRTLVVTLLLALASVLVLASPPSRATPPSPVSDLYGSDVRRLPTTRPVVALTFNAAWDEAGIADVLGTLTRLGVPAAFFPTGDFADRHPGAVRAMAEHGFGLGNHSYSHPYFDRIGAREAQEEVLRADRAIRRAGRVEPLPFFRFPYSEAPADKVALVNSLGFADLEFTADTKGYLGASQGMTVDQAVGRALDALTPGAVIQMHVGSDDGGPVLDALALPRIVAGVRARGYGFADLRAYAGRSCRFIRSGQLPRTNPYSAYSHVTLCA is encoded by the coding sequence ATGAGACCTCTCACCGCATCCGTTCCGCCCAGGACGCTGGTCGTCACGCTGCTCCTGGCCCTCGCCTCCGTGCTCGTCCTCGCCTCTCCCCCGTCCCGCGCCACACCTCCCTCCCCCGTCTCGGACCTCTACGGCTCGGACGTCAGGCGCCTGCCGACCACCCGTCCCGTCGTCGCGCTGACGTTCAACGCGGCGTGGGACGAGGCCGGGATCGCGGACGTGCTCGGCACGCTCACGCGGCTGGGCGTGCCCGCGGCGTTCTTCCCCACGGGGGACTTCGCCGACCGGCACCCCGGCGCCGTGCGGGCCATGGCGGAGCACGGGTTCGGGCTGGGCAACCACTCGTACAGCCACCCGTATTTCGACCGCATCGGCGCCAGGGAGGCGCAGGAGGAGGTGCTGCGCGCGGACCGGGCGATCCGGCGGGCCGGGAGGGTGGAACCCCTGCCGTTCTTCCGCTTCCCATACAGCGAGGCGCCCGCGGACAAGGTCGCACTGGTCAACTCGCTGGGCTTCGCGGACCTCGAATTCACGGCCGACACGAAGGGTTACCTCGGCGCTTCCCAGGGCATGACCGTCGACCAGGCCGTCGGCCGCGCCCTGGACGCGCTGACGCCGGGGGCCGTGATCCAGATGCACGTCGGCAGCGACGACGGCGGGCCCGTGCTCGACGCCCTGGCGCTGCCGCGGATCGTCGCGGGCGTGCGGGCGCGGGGGTACGGCTTCGCGGACCTGCGCGCATATGCCGGAAGGTCCTGCCGGTTCATCCGTTCCGGTCAACTACCGCGCACGAACCCCTACTCTGCGTATTCACATGTCACTCTGTGTGCATGA
- a CDS encoding DUF5995 family protein yields the protein MTLTWAKPAAPAGIEDVLAQMRMLDGALPPRDGVHVFNRVYLKVTERVAEQAGAGGFTDGAAATELAVRFAARYLAAVDHTAAGREPPACWRPLFQLRGHPAVRPLQFALAGINAHIGHDLALALVDTCRALRGRPHLMEADFERVGGLLVAMEERIREELMPGPDLLDVADPLTHLVGSWSLQAARRGAWASFRALWAVRGLPDVAEELTGRIDSSVGLVGRCLLTPLG from the coding sequence ATGACGCTGACTTGGGCGAAGCCCGCGGCACCCGCCGGCATCGAGGACGTACTGGCGCAGATGCGGATGCTGGACGGGGCCCTGCCGCCGCGGGACGGGGTGCACGTCTTCAACCGCGTGTACCTGAAGGTCACGGAGCGGGTCGCCGAGCAGGCGGGGGCCGGAGGGTTCACGGACGGGGCCGCGGCCACCGAGCTCGCCGTCCGGTTCGCGGCGCGCTACCTGGCCGCCGTCGACCACACGGCGGCGGGCCGGGAGCCGCCGGCGTGCTGGCGGCCGCTGTTCCAGCTGCGGGGCCATCCGGCCGTCCGGCCCCTGCAGTTCGCGCTGGCGGGGATCAACGCCCACATCGGGCACGACCTCGCGCTGGCCCTCGTCGACACCTGCCGCGCGCTGCGCGGCAGACCCCACCTGATGGAGGCCGACTTCGAGCGGGTGGGCGGGCTGCTGGTCGCCATGGAGGAGCGGATCCGCGAGGAGCTCATGCCCGGGCCGGATCTGCTGGACGTCGCCGATCCGCTGACGCACCTGGTGGGTTCGTGGTCCCTGCAGGCGGCACGGCGCGGTGCGTGGGCGTCCTTCCGCGCGCTGTGGGCGGTGCGCGGCCTGCCCGACGTGGCCGAGGAGCTGACCGGCCGGATCGACTCCAGCGTCGGGCTGGTGGGGCGCTGCCTGCTCACGCCCTTGGGGTGA
- a CDS encoding flavin monoamine oxidase family protein — protein MTSMVPTAAHDEPSEPALPPITMVGPDFPFPYDDFLAHPAGLGQIPATEHGTEVAVIGGGLSGIISAYELMKMGLKPVVYEADKIGGRLRTVGFEGCDPSLTAEMGAMRFPPSSTALQYYIDLVGLETKPFPNPLAPDTPSTVVDLKGESHYAHTIDDLPPVYREVAEAWNACLEEGADFSDMNRALRERDVPRIREIWAKLVEKLDNQTFYGFLCESEAFKSFRHREIFGQVGFGTGGWDTDFPNSILEILRVVYTEADDHHRGIVGGSQQLPMRLWEREPEKLVHWAPGTSLSSLHGGDPRPAVTRLHRTAGNGITVTDASGDIRTYKAAVFTAQSWMLLSKIACDDSLFPIDHWTAMERTHYMESSKLFVPVDRPFWLDKDEETGRDVMSMTLTDRMTRGTYLLDDGPDKPAVICLSYTWCDDSLKWLPLSANERLEVMLKSLGEIYPKVDIRKHIIGNPVTVSWENEPYFMGAFKANLPGHYRYQRRLFTHFMQDRLPEDKRGLFLAGDDISWTAGWAEGAVQTALNAVWGIMHQFGGGTDPSNPGPGDRYDELAPVELPED, from the coding sequence ATGACGTCCATGGTGCCCACCGCCGCCCACGACGAGCCGTCGGAGCCGGCCCTGCCCCCGATCACCATGGTCGGCCCGGACTTCCCCTTCCCGTACGACGACTTCCTCGCCCACCCGGCGGGCCTCGGGCAGATACCGGCGACCGAGCACGGCACCGAGGTCGCCGTCATCGGCGGCGGCCTGTCGGGCATCATCTCCGCCTACGAGCTGATGAAGATGGGCCTCAAGCCCGTCGTCTACGAGGCCGACAAGATCGGCGGCCGGCTGCGCACCGTCGGCTTCGAGGGCTGCGACCCCTCGCTGACCGCCGAGATGGGCGCGATGCGCTTCCCCCCGAGCTCCACCGCGCTGCAGTACTACATCGACCTGGTGGGCCTGGAGACCAAGCCCTTCCCCAACCCGCTGGCGCCCGACACCCCGTCGACCGTCGTGGACCTCAAGGGCGAGTCGCACTACGCGCACACCATCGACGACCTGCCGCCGGTCTACCGCGAGGTCGCCGAGGCGTGGAACGCCTGCCTGGAGGAGGGCGCGGACTTCTCCGACATGAACCGCGCCCTGCGCGAGCGCGACGTGCCGCGCATCCGGGAGATCTGGGCGAAGCTGGTCGAGAAGCTCGACAACCAGACCTTCTACGGCTTCCTGTGCGAGTCGGAGGCGTTCAAGTCCTTCCGGCACCGTGAGATCTTCGGCCAGGTCGGCTTCGGCACCGGCGGCTGGGACACGGACTTCCCCAACTCCATCCTGGAGATCCTGCGGGTCGTCTACACCGAGGCCGACGACCACCACCGCGGCATCGTCGGCGGCAGCCAGCAGCTCCCGATGCGCCTGTGGGAGCGCGAGCCGGAGAAGCTCGTCCACTGGGCCCCGGGCACCTCGCTGTCCTCGCTGCACGGCGGCGACCCGCGTCCGGCCGTGACCCGTCTGCACCGCACCGCGGGCAACGGCATCACCGTCACCGACGCCTCCGGCGACATCCGCACGTACAAGGCGGCGGTCTTCACCGCCCAGTCGTGGATGCTGCTGTCGAAGATCGCCTGCGACGACTCGCTGTTCCCCATCGACCACTGGACGGCGATGGAGCGCACCCACTACATGGAGTCCTCCAAGCTGTTCGTGCCGGTGGACCGGCCGTTCTGGCTGGACAAGGACGAGGAGACCGGGCGGGACGTCATGTCGATGACGCTCACCGACCGGATGACGCGCGGTACCTACCTGCTGGACGACGGGCCCGACAAGCCGGCCGTCATCTGCCTCTCGTACACCTGGTGCGACGACAGCCTCAAGTGGCTGCCGCTGTCGGCGAACGAGCGCCTGGAGGTCATGCTCAAGTCGCTCGGCGAGATCTACCCCAAGGTCGACATCCGGAAGCACATCATCGGCAACCCGGTCACCGTCTCCTGGGAGAACGAGCCCTACTTCATGGGCGCGTTCAAGGCGAACCTGCCGGGCCACTACCGCTACCAGCGGCGCCTGTTCACCCACTTCATGCAGGACCGCCTGCCCGAGGACAAGCGCGGGCTCTTCCTCGCGGGCGACGACATCTCCTGGACCGCCGGCTGGGCGGAGGGCGCCGTGCAGACCGCGCTCAACGCGGTGTGGGGCATCATGCACCAGTTCGGCGGAGGGACCGACCCGTCCAACCCGGGCCCGGGCGACCGCTACGACGAGCTCGCGCCGGTCGAGCTGCCCGAGGACTGA
- a CDS encoding carbon-nitrogen hydrolase family protein has translation MTPPRIALYQGPAGVPSSTSDSLAALDGAARRAAAAGARILLTNELFLTGYALGDAVRERAEAVDGPGARAVARIAAEHGLAVGYGYPERDDADGGTVYNALQLIGPDGARLANYRKTHLFGAYETAHFRPGSEAVVQADFAGLRLGLLICYDVEFPEPVRAHALAGTELLLAPTALMRPYEIVPRTIVPARAWESQLYIAYANRCGDEGDFTFAGLSCLAAPDGTVRARAGSGEDLIVADVDPALLKASRAENTYLGDRRPELYASLV, from the coding sequence ATGACGCCGCCGCGTATCGCGCTGTACCAGGGCCCCGCCGGCGTTCCCTCCTCCACCTCGGACAGCCTCGCCGCCCTCGACGGCGCCGCCCGCCGGGCCGCCGCCGCGGGAGCACGGATCCTGCTCACCAACGAGCTGTTCCTCACCGGCTACGCCCTCGGGGACGCGGTCCGGGAGCGCGCCGAGGCGGTCGACGGCCCCGGCGCCCGCGCGGTCGCCCGCATCGCCGCCGAGCACGGCCTGGCCGTCGGCTACGGCTACCCCGAGCGCGACGACGCCGACGGCGGAACGGTCTACAACGCCCTGCAGCTCATCGGCCCCGACGGCGCCCGCCTGGCCAACTACCGCAAGACCCACCTCTTCGGCGCGTACGAGACGGCCCACTTCCGGCCCGGCTCCGAGGCCGTCGTGCAGGCCGACTTCGCGGGCCTCCGCCTCGGCCTGCTGATCTGCTACGACGTCGAGTTCCCCGAGCCGGTGCGGGCCCACGCACTGGCCGGCACCGAGCTGCTGCTCGCGCCCACCGCGCTGATGCGCCCGTACGAGATCGTCCCGCGGACGATCGTCCCGGCCCGCGCCTGGGAGAGCCAGCTCTACATCGCCTACGCCAACCGCTGCGGCGACGAGGGCGACTTCACCTTCGCCGGCCTCAGCTGCCTCGCCGCCCCCGACGGGACCGTACGGGCGCGGGCGGGCAGCGGCGAGGACCTGATCGTCGCCGACGTCGACCCGGCGCTGCTGAAAGCCTCCCGCGCCGAGAACACCTACCTGGGCGACCGGCGTCCGGAGCTGTACGCCTCACTCGTCTGA